The following are encoded in a window of Mycolicibacterium tusciae JS617 genomic DNA:
- a CDS encoding polyketide synthase, producing MSSDADPIVISGMAIEAPGGIDTADAYWALLSERREGLSPFPRDRDWSVRKVLDGSHRDGFKPIHDLGGFLCNAATFDPEFFGISPREAVAMDPQQRVALRVAWRALENTGINPDDLAGVDVGCYVGASTMGYGPDLAEFSDLTGHLMPGTALGPVSGRIAYTFGLTGPALTIDTSCSSTLTAVHLAAQAIRSSDCEMALAGGVCVMGSPGFFVEFSKQHALSDDGHCRPYSAQASGTVWAEGAAMFVLQRRSAALRDGRHVLGELRATCLNQDGRSVGLTAPSGPAQARLFRRALEQAGVRPEDIGMVEGHGTATRLGDRTELISLAQTYGATQPGHGALLGSVKSNIGHTQAAAGGLGLAKVLIAAERGAVPASLHTNEASREIDWDKQGLQLATELTPWPAADGQRLAAVTAFGMSGTNAHVIVSVPEAA from the coding sequence ATGTCTAGCGATGCGGACCCCATCGTCATCTCCGGTATGGCGATTGAGGCGCCCGGCGGGATCGACACCGCAGACGCCTACTGGGCGTTGCTGTCCGAACGGCGTGAGGGCTTGAGCCCCTTCCCGCGCGACCGCGACTGGTCGGTCCGCAAGGTACTCGACGGTTCGCACCGTGACGGATTCAAACCCATCCATGACCTCGGCGGATTTCTCTGCAACGCGGCGACTTTCGACCCGGAATTCTTCGGCATTTCGCCGCGCGAGGCCGTCGCGATGGATCCGCAGCAGCGCGTCGCGTTGCGGGTGGCCTGGCGTGCACTGGAGAACACCGGGATCAACCCCGACGATCTCGCCGGCGTCGATGTGGGCTGCTACGTCGGGGCATCCACCATGGGCTACGGCCCCGATCTGGCCGAATTCTCCGATCTCACCGGTCATCTGATGCCAGGCACCGCGCTCGGGCCGGTATCGGGCCGGATCGCCTACACCTTTGGGTTGACCGGCCCCGCGTTGACCATCGATACGTCGTGCTCATCGACGCTGACCGCCGTTCACCTCGCCGCGCAGGCGATTCGGTCATCCGATTGCGAGATGGCCTTGGCAGGTGGCGTGTGCGTGATGGGCTCGCCCGGCTTCTTCGTCGAGTTCTCCAAGCAGCACGCCTTGTCCGACGACGGCCACTGCCGTCCCTACAGCGCGCAGGCCAGCGGCACCGTATGGGCCGAGGGCGCAGCGATGTTCGTGCTGCAGCGTCGGTCCGCAGCATTGCGCGACGGGCGTCATGTACTCGGCGAGTTGCGAGCGACCTGCCTGAACCAGGACGGTCGCTCGGTCGGGCTGACGGCCCCAAGCGGTCCGGCGCAGGCGCGGCTGTTCCGGCGCGCGCTCGAGCAGGCCGGGGTTCGGCCCGAAGACATCGGCATGGTCGAAGGCCACGGCACCGCAACCCGGCTCGGCGACCGCACCGAGCTGATCTCGCTTGCGCAGACCTACGGCGCCACCCAACCGGGCCACGGCGCGCTGCTCGGGTCGGTGAAGTCGAACATCGGCCACACCCAAGCCGCTGCCGGCGGCCTTGGCCTGGCCAAGGTGCTCATCGCCGCCGAGCGCGGCGCCGTGCCCGCGAGTCTGCACACCAATGAGGCCAGCCGCGAAATCGATTGGGATAAGCAAGGTTTGCAGTTGGCCACTGAACTCACCCCGTGGCCCGCAGCCGATGGACAACGGCTCGCCGCGGTGACGGCGTTCGGTATGAGCGGCACGAACGCACATGTGATCGTCTCCGTGCCGGAGGCCGCGTGA